Proteins co-encoded in one Myripristis murdjan chromosome 4, fMyrMur1.1, whole genome shotgun sequence genomic window:
- the LOC115357802 gene encoding interferon-induced protein 44-like: protein MNPRLTIRQQRALCSQLGHVKLKLLYKASIHGFTGAAFHKQCDFQGPTVSVGYNATGYIFGGYTSKPFNQSGQYVPDDRAFLFTFKGEALLKYQVINSNQAVRMIANSGPYFGESLALVNGSQAVVYSNPGNHYNFPPAEMHGNNLQLTDCEVYQVEESKELEKPWRSIVWESEKRNELMNSIKTYKPINSSVPQARILLVGPVGAGKSSFFNSINSVFRGHVTSQAIAGCAGTSLTTQFRTYTVKAGREGKPLPIILCDTMGLEESTGAGLDVDDIGNILKGHIPDCYQFNPSAALHPEAHGYRSSPGLKDRIHCVVFIIDACKVSIMPTKLEEKLAAVRRRANFIGVPQLVLLTKVDEACPVVAEDLTNVYKSRYIREMAQEASTRLGVPLSCVVPVKNYCEELELDQKCDILLLSAIIQMLRFADNYFDDINDRSSSKKDIDVV from the exons ATGAATCCCAGGCTAACCATTCGTCAGCAGAGGGCGCTCTGCTCCCAGCTGGGACACGTCAAGctgaagctgctgtacaaaGCCAGCATCCATGGTTTCACTGGTGCAGCTTTCCACAAGCAATGTGACTTTCAGGGTCCCACAGTGTCAGTGGGCTATAATGCCACAGGCTACATCTTTGGAGGATACACCAGTAAACCTTTTAATCAGTCTGGGCAGTATGTACCAGATGACAGGGCATTTCTCTTCACCTTCAAAGGAGAAGCTCTTCTTAAGTATCAGGTCATCAATTCAAACCAGGCAGTGAGAATGATAGCTAACTCTGGTCCTTATTTTGGAGAATCACTGGCTCTTGTTAATGGAAGCCAAGCAGTCGTCTATAGCAATCCAGGAAACCATTACAACTTCCCTCCTGCAGAGATGCATGGCAACAATCTTCAGCTAACTGACTGTGAAGTCTATCAAGTCGAGG AAAGCAAGGAGCTAGAGAAGCCCTGGAGGAGCATAGTCTGGGAATCTGA AAAGAGGAATGAGTTGATGAACAGTATCAAGACGTACAAACCCATCAACAGTTCAGTGCCCCAGGCTCGGATCCTGCTCGTCGGACCGGTGGGAGCTGGGAAGTCCAGCTTCTTCAACTCCATCAACTCAGTGTTCAGAGGTCACGTGACCAGCCAGGCCATCGCCGGCTGCGCTGGCACCAGCCTCACCACCCAG TTTCGCACCTACACCGTAAAAGCTGGACGAGAGGGAAAACCTCTGCCAATCATCTTGTGTGATACCATGGGACTGGAGGAGAGCACAGGGGCAGGGCTTGATGTGGATGACATCGGCAACATCCTGAAAGGTCACATTCCAGACTGTTATCAG TTCAacccctctgctgctctgcatccAGAGGCCCACGGCTATCGCAGCTCTCCAGGACTTAAGGACCGGATCCACTGTGTGGTCTTCATCATCGACGCCTGCAAGGTCTCCATCATGCCCACTAagctggaggagaagctggCTGCTGTCCGCAGAAGGGCCAACTTTATAG GGGTTCCCCAGCTGGTCCTGCTGACTAAAGTGGATGAAGCCTGTCCTGTTGTGGCAGAGGACCTGACAAATGTTTACAAGAGCCGCTACATTAGGGAAATG GCCCAGGAGGCCAGCACCCGGCTCGGTGTGCCGCTGTCCTGCGTGGTTCCGGTGAAGAACTATTGTGAAGAGCTGGAGCTGGACCAGAAATGTGACATCCTGCTGCTCAGTGCCATCATCCAGATGCTTCGCTTTGCTGACAACTACTTTGATGACATCAATGACCGATCAAGCTCAAAAAAAGATATCGATGTTGTGTAA
- the ifi44g gene encoding interferon-induced protein 44 isoform X2, with protein MESGIVSLSFRQNSNTPVVDAANSSPSRSSLRLTAAFAIQRHFCTTGMAFSFSKPSILASAASPVPGPPLFSIGASSENISSEPKLTATPLSTALLTSANRSAKEKNASKKQESTPGFPFEGNRKLESPWRRVQWTEEQRESLMQSISSYRTKCEEAPQARVLLLGPVGSGKSSFISSVQSVFDGRVSNRAMVGSSSGSLTKKLQSFTIRGQKREGCTGLILCDVMGLGEAEMTGLTLHDALSVIKGHTPEGHKFSPEQPVRSETAGYVKKPSLQDKIHCVVFVVDASKVLTYPQSLSATFRQLRNHISDLGVHQVALLTHVDKICPETANDLTQVYNSCGVQQMMGKAATLLGMATSYIVPVKNYSAELDVDLDTDVLLLSAVNHILQYVDLFFLDSTATEQQSGKLPATNNLMLNGGVDKVW; from the exons ATGGAGTCTGGGATAGTTTCACTTTCGTTTCGTCAGAACAGCAACACCcctgttgttgatgctgcaaACTCTTCACCAAGCCGCAGTTCTCTCCGTCTGACAGCGGCGTTTGCGATCCAGAGGCACTTCTGCACAACCGG CATGGCCTTTTCATTTAGTAAACCCTCCATTCTTGCCTCCGCTGCGAGCCCCGTCCCAGGTCCACCGCTCTTCAGCATTGGTGCCTCCAGTGAAAACATCAGCTCAGAGCCGAAGCTGACTGCCACTCCTTTGTCCACTGCGCTGCTGACCTCTGCGAACAGATctgctaaagaaaaaaatgcatccaagAAACAGGAGAGCACACCGGGCTTTCCATTTGAAG GCAATCGGAAGCTTGAATCTCCATGGAGACGAGTGCAGTGGACAGAAGA GCAGAGGGAGAGCCTGATGCAGAGCATCAGCTCCTACAGGACAAAGTGCGAGGAGGCGCCTCAGGCCCGGGTTCTCCTCCTTGGCCCCGTCGGCTCTGGGAAATCCAGCTTcatcagttcagtccagtcgGTGTTTGATGGAAGAGTCTCCAACCGTGCCATGGTGGGCTCCTCCTCGGGCAGCTTGACTAAGAAG CTGCAGTCCTTCACCATTCGAGGCCAGAAGAGAGAGGGCTGCACTGGGCTGATCCTGTGTGATGTTATGGGTCTGGGCGAGGCAGAGATGACTGGACTGACCCTACATGATGCCCTGTCTGTCATTAAAGGCCACACACCTGAGGGACACAAG TTCAGCCCAGAGCAGCCGGTGAGGTCAGAGACTGCAGGCTACGTGAAGAAGCCGAGCCTTCAAGACAAGATCCACTGTGTGGTTTTTGTGGTGGACGCCTCCAAAGTCCTGACCTACCCTCAGAGCCTCAGCGCCACCTTCAGGCAGCTCCGAAACCACATCAGTGACCTGG GTGTGCACCAGGTGGCCCTGCTGACACATGTGGACAAGATTTGCCCGGAAACAGCCAACGATCTCACCCAGGTTTACAACAGCTGCGGTGTTCAGCAAATG atGGGTAAAGCTGCAACTCTGCTGGGTATGGCCACCTCCTACATCGTCCCGGTGAAGAACTACTCGGCGGAGCTGGACGTGGATTTGGACACGGACGTGCTGCTGCTGAGCGCAGTCAACCACATCCTGCAGTACGTTGACCTCTTCTTCCTGGACAgcacagccacagagcagcagagcggCAAATTACCAGCAACCAACAACTTAATGCTAAATGGTGGAGTTGATAAAGTTTGGTGA
- the ifi44g gene encoding interferon-induced protein 44 isoform X1 — translation MESGIVSLSFRQNSNTPVVDAANSSPSRSSLRLTAAFAIQRHFCTTGMAFSFSKPSILASAASPVPGPPLFSIGASSENISSEPKLTATPLSTALLTSANRSAKEKNASKKQESTPGFPFEDQIRRVRLPSHRSQKELREKMEKTTSNRKLESPWRRVQWTEEQRESLMQSISSYRTKCEEAPQARVLLLGPVGSGKSSFISSVQSVFDGRVSNRAMVGSSSGSLTKKLQSFTIRGQKREGCTGLILCDVMGLGEAEMTGLTLHDALSVIKGHTPEGHKFSPEQPVRSETAGYVKKPSLQDKIHCVVFVVDASKVLTYPQSLSATFRQLRNHISDLGVHQVALLTHVDKICPETANDLTQVYNSCGVQQMMGKAATLLGMATSYIVPVKNYSAELDVDLDTDVLLLSAVNHILQYVDLFFLDSTATEQQSGKLPATNNLMLNGGVDKVW, via the exons ATGGAGTCTGGGATAGTTTCACTTTCGTTTCGTCAGAACAGCAACACCcctgttgttgatgctgcaaACTCTTCACCAAGCCGCAGTTCTCTCCGTCTGACAGCGGCGTTTGCGATCCAGAGGCACTTCTGCACAACCGG CATGGCCTTTTCATTTAGTAAACCCTCCATTCTTGCCTCCGCTGCGAGCCCCGTCCCAGGTCCACCGCTCTTCAGCATTGGTGCCTCCAGTGAAAACATCAGCTCAGAGCCGAAGCTGACTGCCACTCCTTTGTCCACTGCGCTGCTGACCTCTGCGAACAGATctgctaaagaaaaaaatgcatccaagAAACAGGAGAGCACACCGGGCTTTCCATTTGAAG aTCAAATTAGGCGCGTGCGCCTGCCCAGTCACCGATCTCAAAAGGAGTTAagagagaagatggagaagaCTACCA GCAATCGGAAGCTTGAATCTCCATGGAGACGAGTGCAGTGGACAGAAGA GCAGAGGGAGAGCCTGATGCAGAGCATCAGCTCCTACAGGACAAAGTGCGAGGAGGCGCCTCAGGCCCGGGTTCTCCTCCTTGGCCCCGTCGGCTCTGGGAAATCCAGCTTcatcagttcagtccagtcgGTGTTTGATGGAAGAGTCTCCAACCGTGCCATGGTGGGCTCCTCCTCGGGCAGCTTGACTAAGAAG CTGCAGTCCTTCACCATTCGAGGCCAGAAGAGAGAGGGCTGCACTGGGCTGATCCTGTGTGATGTTATGGGTCTGGGCGAGGCAGAGATGACTGGACTGACCCTACATGATGCCCTGTCTGTCATTAAAGGCCACACACCTGAGGGACACAAG TTCAGCCCAGAGCAGCCGGTGAGGTCAGAGACTGCAGGCTACGTGAAGAAGCCGAGCCTTCAAGACAAGATCCACTGTGTGGTTTTTGTGGTGGACGCCTCCAAAGTCCTGACCTACCCTCAGAGCCTCAGCGCCACCTTCAGGCAGCTCCGAAACCACATCAGTGACCTGG GTGTGCACCAGGTGGCCCTGCTGACACATGTGGACAAGATTTGCCCGGAAACAGCCAACGATCTCACCCAGGTTTACAACAGCTGCGGTGTTCAGCAAATG atGGGTAAAGCTGCAACTCTGCTGGGTATGGCCACCTCCTACATCGTCCCGGTGAAGAACTACTCGGCGGAGCTGGACGTGGATTTGGACACGGACGTGCTGCTGCTGAGCGCAGTCAACCACATCCTGCAGTACGTTGACCTCTTCTTCCTGGACAgcacagccacagagcagcagagcggCAAATTACCAGCAACCAACAACTTAATGCTAAATGGTGGAGTTGATAAAGTTTGGTGA